One region of Theileria equi strain WA chromosome 4 map unlocalized gcontig_1105316255039, whole genome shotgun sequence genomic DNA includes:
- a CDS encoding conserved hypothetical protein (encoded by transcript BEWA_053690A), producing the protein MGSVTKTTTTETSGQLEITKEGNIATFTENLVYETVKLDECEYDPDSETFYYLCPCGDIFELTLDSLIQGDVVAECPSCSLRIRVELEPGDLDPYTRERGNASVDNS; encoded by the exons ATGGGTTCGGTAACCAAGACTACAACTACCGAGACTTCTGGTCAATTGGAGATAACCAAGGAAGGAAATATCGCAACATTCACAGAAAATCTAGTCTACGAAACCGTTAAACTGGACGAATGCGAATACGATCCGGATTCAGAGACGTTTTACTATCTCTGCCCATGCGGGGACATTTTCGAGCTCACTCTCGACTCTCTCATCCAAG GAGATGTGGTCGCTGAATGCCCTAGCTGTTCGCTGAGAATCCGTGTAGAACTCGAACCGGGTGATCTGGACCCTTATACACGAGAAAGAGGGAATGCAAGTGTTGATAATTCTTAG
- a CDS encoding hypothetical protein (encoded by transcript BEWA_053700A) — protein MDSSDFKQKFTTRIKSHTHRLYSSHHPVVKADLKNNFVDIWKENLGTITLGTIYGIKILKLLIYIRYLLEWLPQVNPYLPPFDTIYQTTDAYLKVFQLFLPRVAGVDTSGIIAWFILENIEAFLSTKPEIANSLQ, from the coding sequence ATGGATTCTTCTGATTTTAAGCAGAAATTCACAACTAGAATAAAATCGCACACTCACAGATTATACTCATCGCATCATCCAGTTGTAAAGGCAGATTTAAAAAACAATTTCGTGGACATATGGAAGGAAAATCTTGGTACAATAACTCTTGGAACAATTTACGGGATCAAAATCCTTAAATTGCTCATATACATCCGGTACCTACTGGAATGGTTACCTCAAGTGAATCCTTACCTACCCCCGTTTGATACCATTTATCAAACTACAGACGCTTACCTCAAAGTATTTCAATTGTTTCTGCCTAGAGTAGCAGGAGTTGACACGAGCGGTATAATAGCATGGTTTATCCTTGAGAATATAGAGGCATTTTTGTCCACAAAACCAGAAATTGCCAACAGTCTACAATAG
- a CDS encoding hypothetical protein (encoded by transcript BEWA_053710A), protein MELKKLKITPESTTNFTLDISTRQDTDQCTAFEAPFYTVPTRFYFPRSAFHATEVTHGGKSVWKGENGQRAFDVSLHPAKNPTVLRIFARDTNDVFASYYYQLNGNKWESVQRDDFRRIIDDLKSRSQDDV, encoded by the coding sequence ATGGAACTAAAGAAGCTCAAAATAACTCCAGAATCAACCACAAACTTTACTCTTGATATTTCTACTAGACAAGACACAGACCAGTGCACAGCCTTTGAGGCTCCATTTTACACTGTACCCACCAGATTCTACTTTCCAAGGTCTGCGTTTCATGCCACTGAGGTTACTCACGGAGGAAAGTCTGTATGGAAGGGTGAGAACGGTCAGAGGGCATTCGATGTAAGTCTTCACCCAGCTAAGAATCCGACTGTACTACGCATTTTTGCCAGAGATACCAATGACGTATTTGCGAGTTACTACTACCAACTCAATGGAAATAAGTGGGAATCGGTACAAAGGGACGATTTTAGGAGAATCATAGACGACTTAAAATCGCGTTCACAAGATGATGTCTAG
- a CDS encoding ABC transporter, ATP-binding protein domain containing protein (encoded by transcript BEWA_053720A), whose amino-acid sequence MAWVYRWVKETSKRYLDPYMIHPLPLADQILIWQPIFSKHVSDGIASLEAHESLSEDEKKKIRKPIKYILCRAIFLTFWRRLLTALLGIVVMNAVGMSIAIFLHKLLGLLSDRDFRFMAFLGLALSIILMELFKEICMDHINYYVQRIEIIMDACLRIGVFQHGLCYRRSQFGHLSNNPDSCKSVIHNCSGEDVCADNPLLCPARRYKNNEVTPKIYPLVLNDPYFMPPFVECMTGLIDFLTALIYGMILMSSQFNMGAVTILSISFSFVVCMVVVEITNGFLMRYYLGIRDHKIARANEVIVSSLKLVETMSLDDIGHNMITETRNDELVLVLIRFFLSLVNKVFMTSIMCVNIIILVTDFVGQVREVTDLRGVNPSGLLASIFVIMKIIGPLYLVPVKLRLLTCSLNSFLRVNRFLRTCSPNFYLSDNKFTGDTPLPEALPDKNKTLPKGLVVMFKNASFAWVNSRKDLLDNTGTTCLRNLDFVLNTGDLAIITGAQGSGKSNFIKAILGDMTLVEGSMAALPLSTNMPIFYASQKVWLQKGTIKSNITFGHRFDEKLYKTVIKTVELEHDISTWEGGDMRKISEHGYSLSGGQRVRVGLARAIYAYLIFNKANRESESEHSFLVVLDDCFTSLDPFVARTIFRNLFNINYGLLVKDDVATVLTISRRILEACVSSESSESFPDAPIYTLRNKTLVHENMLRSFTDNKIGDLEVAKISDYRVELKTMSNYIRRNCLSDDYSRSKRREIVESKYTESPTAQALHNCNNVLSVKDSLRSYKVYFRAAGLPIILFFVLTIIFATLDNTKFIITSKVSDSVLDYANEHNHTSVSLEDVKEYCYRSLRWIIILSVSVMVGTFFRTVAMTKASFNVSRRIHEYCVDSIFTNNSTALAIKKSLGCVITFFYNETLYIDTEISHFVHDSSVLSIETVVHTLTLFFFLPWSTPIAVILCFIILRYFLYYFVKSCKHSYLASMESFSQINAIIETAIVGSPIYRSFKKEWELIHSMFEHTDYNLRCDYLTYSAMFGTSIAFKCLLAPLALFILIFPIIRSRYFGVEIKVGYYAMAYSVFLTLTGTFSNFLRLYCYLELYMGCIRRFENFIPKNTPVKFGDRRNIHQTDVIVDRSASTGDESLSDENIKDTLRRRRYNEHAKRRAARCTSLKMLFFKHHVNILDVSKYTTPGQVRVQLKDVNVYITSCKDGIQFPILKNITCSAHTSDIVGIVGRTGAGKSTMLSVLQNLARNREGTVLLDGCDLNDIPKNVTRQIIGVLPQLPFVFRGWTVRRFIDPRMLFEDADIEMALEHCGLLKFVKNIPGGRGLDTIIIPEHYHKDLPDYLKRVYYGPTLKPHDSSVDNVDHGMVLSNSQLRTLSVARLVLYREFFKVLLVDEPPEDEVGTFKTVDIPIYELIKTHFQHCTTFIAAHDASILRFCTSVWVFHKGSLIRTCKTEDIVDTGSLSKTIEDCITTHA is encoded by the coding sequence ATGGCATGGGTATACAGGTGGGTTAAGGAAACGTCAAAGAGGTATCTAGATCCTTATATGATCCACCCTCTCCCACTGGCCGACCAGATTCTTATATGGCAACCAATTTTCTCAAAGCACGTTAGCGATGGTATCGCAAGTCTTGAGGCTCATGAATCCCTCAGtgaggatgaaaagaagaaaattcGGAAACCTATAAAGTATATTCTCTGCAGAGCCATCTTCCTCACCTTTTGGAGGAGACTACTCACTGCTCTGCTGGGAATTGTTGTTATGAATGCAGTTGGCATGAGTATTGCCATCTTTCTTCACAAGTTGCTTGGCCTATTGTCCGACAGAGACTTTAGGTTCATGGCATTTTTAGGACTAGCCCTGTCCATCATTCTCATGGAGTTGTTCAAGGAAATTTGCATGGACCACATCAACTACTACGTGCAAAGAATTGAAATAATAATGGATGCCTGTCTCCGTATTGGAGTGTTTCAACATGGATTATGCTACAGAAGAAGTCAATTTGGGCATCTCTCTAACAATCCTGACTCTTGCAAGAGTGTCATTCATAATTGCTCTGGAGAGGATGTATGCGCGGATAATCCATTGCTGTGCCCAGCGAGGCgttataaaaataatgagGTCACACCAAAGATTTATCCTCTAGTGCTAAACGATCCGTACTTCATGCCACCGTTTGTGGAGTGTATGACGGGCCTCATTGATTTCTTGACAGCACTAATTTACGGtatgattttaatgagTAGCCAATTCAACATGGGAGCAGTGACCATTCTCTCAATCTCTTTTTCCTTTGTTGTATGCATGGTTGTTGTGGAGATTACAAATGGTTTCCTCATGAGGTACTACTTGGGTATCAGGGATCACAAAATTGCAAGGGCCAATGAGGTCATTGTCTCTTCATTGAAGCTGGTTGAGACAATGTCACTGGATGACATCGGTCATAATATGATAACTGAGACTAGAAATGACGAGCTAGTGTTGGTACTCATCCGTTTCTTTTTGTCGCTCGTCAACAAGGTTTTCATGACGTCTATCATGTGTGTGAACATTATCATCTTGGTCACTGACTTTGTCGGACAAGTTAGAGAAGTTACTGACCTTAGGGGTGTGAATCCTTCTGGACTCTTGGCATCCATCTTTGTTATTATGAAGATCATTGGTCCCTTGTATTTGGTGCCTGTGAAATTGAGATTGTTAACATGTTCTTTAAATTCGTTTTTGAGGGTAAACCGTTTCTTGAGAACCTGCTCACCAAACTTTTACCTTTCGGATAACAAGTTTACTGGGGATACTCCCTTGCCAGAGGCACTACCTGATAAGAACAAGACGTTACCAAAGGGTCTGGTGGTAATGTTCAAGAATGCCTCTTTTGCATGGGTCAACAGTAGGAAGGATCTTCTTGACAATACTGGTACTACTTGTCTTAGGaaccttgactttgtcctcaaTACTGGTGACCTTGCCATCATTACTGGTGCTCAGGGTTCTGGTAAGAGTAACTTTATCAAGGCAATTcttggtgacatgactcttgttgaaggatcaatggctgCACTGCCTCTCTCTACcaacatgccaatattctatgcTTCTCAAAAAGTGtggctacaaaagggtaccattAAGTCTAACATTACCTTTGGTCACAGATTTGATGAGAAGCTCTACAAGACAGTCATCAAGACAGTTGAACTTGAACATGACATATCGACTTGGGAAGGAGGTGATATGCGTAAGATCTCTGAACATGGCTACTCCCTCAGTGGAGGTCAGAGAGTCAGAGTTGGACTTGCTCGTGCCATCTACGCTTACCTCATATTCAACAAGGCCAATAGAGAGAGTGAATCTGAACATTCCTTCCTTGTAGTCCTTGATGACTGTTTCACTAGCTTGGATCCATTCGTGGCGAGGACCATCTTTAGGAATCTCTTTAATATTAATTATGGACTATTGGTAAAAGATGATGTTGCCACAGTTCTAACCATCTCAAGGCGTATTTTGGAAGCTTGTGTATCATCCGAGTCATCGGAGTCATTCCCAGATGCTCCAATATACACATTGAGGAATAAAACTCTTGTGCATGAAAACATGCTAAGGTCATTTACGGATAATAAAATTGGGGATCTAGAAGTTGCAAAAATCTCTGACTATAGAGTTGAGCTTAAGACTATGTCAAACTATATCCGTAGGAATTGTTTATCTGATGATTATTCCCGTAGTAAACGTAGAGAGATTGTTGAATCAAAATATACTGAATCACCAACAGCCCAGGCTTTGCATAATTGTAATAATGTGTTATCTGTAAAAGATAGTTTAAGGTCCTATAAGGTTTACTTCCGTGCAGCTGGTTTACCCATTATATTATTCTTTGTCTTAACTATCATTTTTGCAACATTGgataatacaaaatttatcatcaccTCAAAGGTTTCAGATTCAGTCCTTGATTATGCGAATGAGCATAATCATACATCAGTTTCACTTGAGGATGTTAAGGAGTACTGCTACAGATCTTTGAGGTGGATCATCATTCTCTCAGTCTCAGTCATGGTTGGCACTTTCTTCCGCACCGTCGCCATGACAAAGGCTTCGTTTAACGTCTCTAGGAGGATCCATGAGTATTGTGTCGACTCTATCTTTACCAATAACTCTACAGCATTGGCAATAAAGAAGTCTTTGGGTTGTGTAATcacattcttctacaaTGAGACGCTCTACATTGACACTGAGATTAGCCATTTCGTCCACGACTCATCAGTTTTGTCGATTGAGACTGTGGTCCATACGTTGACactctttttctttttgCCATGGTCTACTCCAATTGCTGTTATACTTTGCTTCATCATTCTGAGGTACTTCCTTTACTATTTTGTCAAGTCATGCAAGCATTCGTATCTTGCTTCCATGGAATCTTTTAGTCAAATCAATGCCATAATTGAGACGGCTATAGTTGGATCACCTATATATCGCAGTtttaaaaaggaatgggaGTTGATACATAGCATGTTTGAACATACAGACTATAACCTGAGGTGCGATTACCTAACCTATTCTGCAATGTTTGGTACTTCTATCGCCTTCAAGTGTCTACTCGCGCCATTGGccttgttcattctcatCTTCCCTATCATCCGCTCACGTTATTTTGGCGTGGAGATCAAGGTTGGTTATTATGCCATGGCATATTCTGTCTTCTTGACTCTGACTGGcacattttccaatttCCTCAGACTTTACTGTTACCTGGAACTCTATATGGGATGTATTAGGAGGTTCGAAAATTTTATTCCCAAAAACACTCCGGTTAAGTTTGGCGATAGGAGGAACATTCACCAGACCGATGTTATTGTTGACCGTTCTGCATCAACTGGAGATGAAAGCCTATCCGACGAGAATATTAAGGATACCCTTCGTAGAAGACGTTATAATGAGCATGCCAAGAGAAGAGCTGCTAGATGTACTAGTCTCAAGAtgctcttctttaagcACCATGTTAATATACTTGACGTGTCCAAGTATACTACTCCAGGTCAAGTCAGAGTACAGCTAAAGGATGTTAATGTCTACATTACCTCCTGCAAGGATGGAATACAATTCcctattttaaagaatattacCTGTTCAGCTCACACTTCTGATATTGTCGGTATTGTTGGTAGAACTGGAGCAGGAAAGTCTACTATGTTGTCAGTACTTCAAAACTTGGCTAGAAACAGGGAAGGAACTGTTCTGCTTGATGGCTGCGATTTAAATGatattccaaagaatgtgactAGGCAGATTATTGGAGTACTACCTCAACTACCATTTGTATTCAGAGGTTGGACAGTTCGTAGGTTCATTGACCCtagaatgttatttgaaGATGCTGATATTGAAATGGCTCTGGAGCACTGCGGCTTACTCAAGTTTGTCAAGAACATTCCAGGTGGCAGGGGTCTTGATACCATCATCATACCCGAACACTATCACAAGGATCTACCAGATTATCTAAAGAGAGTGTACTATGGACCTACTTTAAAGCCACATGATTCTTCTGTAGACAACGTTGACCATGGCATGGTGCTTTCAAACTCACAGTTACGTACACTATCAGTGGCAAGACTAGTATTATACAGAgaattcttcaaggttCTCCTGGTTGATGagcctccagaggatgagGTCGGAACATTCAAGACGGTTGATATTCCAATATATGAACTCATAAAGACACACTTTCAACAttgtacaacatttattgcAGCACACGATGCAAGTATCTTGCGTTTCTGCACCTCAGTCTGGGTTTTTCACAAAGGTTCTCTCATTAGGACCTGCAAGACTGAGGATATCGTAGATACTGGGTCACTCTCCAAAACTATAGAGGACTGTATCACTACACACGCTTAA
- a CDS encoding hypothetical protein (encoded by transcript BEWA_053730A), which translates to MCCQIIDWISKQCGLNTFRPPVYLYPFVLDLVNIDHDKVVIAKGTEYDRGFTSTVYYPKKKKYFHEVTDEGTIVWRAGESEKGTELVRLSSEKSTLIVIICRCARREYARHYRKTDGCWRNVDEPANESAVIEDNEMNEKHENTLNTDNKLAEFSFSTVLPLDQSAGESARVSGYSEVQVHNLEAPTFLAQKYDAEITYVELDLSDVNFDIFLIGDSFIDGVPLKIFTVKDGYRLTEIYDASVPVFTCSSGENIRSVVAYYDRTNLLSVLVNVVNNGRLIWFCHNRKDGIWSRVTRQEHETLLNILKEQALRDKEEHSTVNRLQTAICNEKVLPSLLTENDLSVGQETILKIKDEKDYTSLPSVCEGDVKKTRDEHVTYIGEIFDNFGDNHHNSNFNNTRQRSVRQTISTKGPKEDKSDEVSYTLNHGQEVVLCE; encoded by the coding sequence ATGTGTTGCCAGATAATTGACTGGATCTCTAAGCAATGCGGACTGAACACATTCCGCCCTCCTGTGTATTTATACCCTTTTGTACTCGACCTTGTGAATATCGACCATGATAAAGTTGTTATAGCAAAGGGGACTGAATATGATAGAGGATTTACAAGTACAGTCTACTAcccaaagaagaaaaaatacTTCCATGAAGTTACTGATGAAGGGACAATAGTATGGAGAGCTGGTGAATCTGAAAAGGGTACCGAGTTAGTGAGACTTTCAAGCGAAAAAAGTACGTTGATTGTAATAATATGTAGATGTGCTAGGCGAGAATATGCTAGGCACTATAGGAAGACGGACGGATGTTGGAGAAATGTTGATGAACCTGCGAATGAATCAGCAGTTATAGAGGATAATGAGATGAATGAAAAACATGAAAATACACTAAATACCGATAATAAGCTTGCTGAATTCTCGTTTTCCACAGTTTTACCGCTGGATCAATCCGCTGGAGAATCTGCCAGAGTCTCGGGTTATTCGGAAGTACAAGTGCATAATCTTGAAGCACCCACTTTTCTTGCACAAAAATACGATGCAGAAATTACTTATGTGGAACTAGATCTTTCAGATGTGAATTTCGACATATTTTTGATTGGAGATTCCTTCATTGATGGTGTTCCCCTAAAGATATTCACTGTGAAGGATGGCTACCGTCTAACTGAGATTTATGATGCAAGTGTCCCCGTTTTTACATGTTCAAGTGGTGAAAATATTAGATCGGTAGTGGCGTATTATGACAGAACGAATCTCTTGTCTGTTTTGGTGAATGTTGTAAATAATGGTAGACTAATTTGGTTTTGCCACAACAGGAAGGATGGAATATGGAGCAGAGTTACTAGACAAGAACATGAAACATTGCTGAATATACTAAAGGAACAAGCTTTGAGAGATAAGGAGGAACACTCTACCGTTAATAGGCTACAGACTGCTATTTGCAATGAAAAGGTACTCCCCTCACTTTTGACCGAAAATGATTTATCAGTAGGACAAGaaacaattttaaaaatcaaagatgaaaaggattACACCTCACTGCCTTCCGTATGTGAGGGTGATGTCAAGAAAACACGAGATGAGCATGTAACCTACATAGGAGAGATATTTGATAATTTTGGAGATAATCACCACAATTCCAATTTTAATAACACCAGGCAAAGATCGGTAAGGCAAACTATATCTACAAAAGGCCCCAAAGAGGATAAATCAGACGAGGTTTCATACACTTTAAACCATGGTCAAGAGGTTGTACTTTGTGAATGA
- a CDS encoding conserved hypothetical protein (encoded by transcript BEWA_053740A), giving the protein MQNQNTFGAPGQPVRASYNMLFSHFKNLGYSDEIAKAEADRIMRQTTAQQVPMKAPIIQQPNPYGYMPQMMPVPQFPVVQAPVVQNPPLMGAMYNKDNLLSGVKLSSKAPFMGWSVPVSSEQKMQNVIPIKLKTGQPDTEKKVRAKGFHDPISPSVMPQPQLSPPKMTPIQPVFPPMPQQMYPGAIPTQVSHAPPVAQSMQSNAKMTQDIPKITIDVPKKTSTEKFDQWVKKLHDHFNVGTSTKKFKKTVRKYVDKISEDVKSGKIDVNDLKIPALEDILRGAEPAPKPLSPQLVPKNAPKPKPALIEKPKPPADKPKPPVEKPKYLPIGAQFHGFPSPYVSSDELQRREQRSQRFKRSIPGGIYNFNPERGKAIIGTSEELEKPYLRLTAEPNPRMVRPEHVLKESFKYVFDRFMMSKNYRYIEEQFRSIRQDIQVQHIRSPFVVRLYSTNARIALLHGDLDQFNQCQTQLIHLHKQGDLCTVSFSFFDVSLQVEFEFYRLLYLALQNMKMDTLRNLRNIYHDTQFKSTVYYEYANEIRLSISEDNFVKYFALADTKNLDFDHYLNRIYNEAFNDFVYKEDVSKGPPFYSKFLFKMFEPRFRMLSLVTLCKTSLSIAVETLINILNFENKESCITFLKESRVIFNENGLLDCKKTLPVILESPLLRSKKI; this is encoded by the exons atgcaGAATCAAAATACATTCGGGGCGCCTGGACAACCGGTCCGTGCCAGCTACAATATGCTTTTCTCGCACTTTAAGAATTTGG GATACAGTGACGAGATAGCAAAGGCAGAAGCTGATAGGATCATGAGGCAGACGACTGCGCAACAAGTACCAATGAAGGCTCCAATTATACAACAACCAAACCCATATGGATATATGCCACAAATGATGCCGGTTCCACAGTTTCCAGTCGTGCAGGCTCCTGTCGTTCAAAATCCACCGCTCATGGGCGCAATGTATAATAAAGACAATTTACTTAGCGGTGTTAAACTCTCGTCTAAAGCGCCATTCATGGGATGGTCTGTTCCAGTGAGTTCTGAACAAAAGATGCAAAACGTCATACCCATAAAACTCAAGACCGGACAACCAG ATACGGAGAAAAAAGTTAGGGCAAAAGGCTTTCATGATCCAATTTCTCCTTCGGTTATGCCCCAACCACAACTATCACCTCCAAAAATGACTCCAATTCAACCAGTATTCCCACCCATGCCACAACAAATGTATCCTGGCGCGATACCTACACAAGTATCGCATGCACCTCCAGTAGCACAGAGCATGCAAAGTAACGCCAAGATGACACAGGATATACCTAAAATTACAATAGATGTACCGAAAAAGACATCTACAGAAAAGTTTGATCAGTGGGTTAAAAAGCTTCATGATCATTTCAATGTG GGCACAAGCACCAAAAAGTTCAAAAAGACCGTAAGAAAATATGTTGATAAAATATCCGAAGATGTCAAATCTGGCAAAATTGATGTAAATGACCTAAAAATTCCAGCACTCGAGGATATTTTACGAGGCGCTGAGCCTGCTCCGAAACCTTTAAGTCCCCAGCTTGTACCTAAAAATGCTCCAAAGCCCAAACCAGCTCTTATTGAAAAACCAAAACCTCCCGCTGATAAACCCAAGCCACCTGTAGAAAAACCAAAATATTTACCAATTGGTGCACAATTCCATGGCTTTCCCTCTCCCTACGTATCAAGTGATGAACTGCAAAGGAGGGAACAAAGATCTCAAAGATTTAAAAGAAGCATTCCTGGAGGG ATTTATAATTTCAATCCCGAACGCGGAAAGGCGATTATTGGAACAAGTGAGGAGTTAGAAAAACCATATCTAAGACTAACTGCGGAACCTAATCCAAGAATG gtaCGCCCCGAGCATGTACTGAAGGAATCATTCAAATATGTATTTGACCGTTTCATGATGAGTAAAAACTATCGTTATATTGAGGAACAATTTCGTTCTATTCGTCAGGATATTCAAGTTCAACACATAAGAAGTCCATTCGTAGTGAGGctatattccacaaatgCAAGAATTGCATTGCTTCACGGGGACCTTGACCAGTTTAATCAGTGTCAAACACAGCTCATTCATTTACATAAACAAGGAGACCTTTGCACGGTAAGTTTTAGTTTTTTTGATGTATCATTACAGGTTGAATTTGAGTTTTATCGCCTATTATACCTAGCTTTGCAAAACATGAAAATGGACACTTTAAGGAATCtaa GAAACATTTACCACGATACACAGTTCAAGTCTACAGTATACTACGAGTATGCAAATGAAATACGGTTATCAATTTCTGAGGATAACTTTGTCAAGTATTTTGCACTCGCAGATACCAAAAATCTGGACTTTGACCACTATCTAAATCGCATTTATAACGAAGCTTTCAATGACTTTGTCTACAAGGAAGACGTGAGTAAAGGTCCACCATTCtactccaaatttttgtttaaaatgttcGAACCAAGGTTCAGAATGCTATCGCTTGTCACCCTTTGCAAGACCTCTTTAAGTATCgcagttgagacattaatcAATATACTAAATTTTGAAAACAAGGAATCTTGtatcacatttttaaa GGAAAGTCGAGTGATTTTTAATGAAAATGGCTTATTGGACTGCAAAAAGACGTTGCCAGTAATTTTAGAATCTCCACTCTTAAGGAGCAaaaagatttaa